One genomic region from Amia ocellicauda isolate fAmiCal2 chromosome 4, fAmiCal2.hap1, whole genome shotgun sequence encodes:
- the best1 gene encoding bestrophin-4 produces MTVTYSRRVADARLGTFSHLLLRWRGSIYKLLYRELLIFVLLYCALSALYRCILSEPQRRLFERLVLYCDRYAELIPLSFVLGFYVALVVSRWWGQFESVPWPDRLGGLVSAHVQGADEAGRLLRRSMMRYANLSGVLIYRSVSTAVYKRFPSMEHLVQAGLMTAEELKELQALPSPHSKFWVPCVWFGSLAQRARQDGRISNDVALQAILTELNSLRTQCMKLYSYDWVSLPLVYTQVVTVAVYSFFLACLIGRQFLAPAQGYPGHDLDLYLPVFTLLQFFFYAGWLKVAEQLINPFGEDDDDFETNWLVDRNLQVSLLSVDDMFDSVPVLEKDRFWGESDPQPPYTAASAAHRKPSFMGSALDISVPREEMEFQSNLQQIKEHEEAHHSTPLLGGLVRLGGVHSPPPPRPGQRLARRRTPPQFPLPSLGLLERPGYYSCPQTPIHCAPPSLGPPPRRGPAPQPRGPGPTDTPFPWLSEEDEQSEPPPSSSSFCFPDPPETTPPRLKPPQGPQSRRLPPPHLSLDPPLAEGQAEPPSARGDGGAAETGRSITCTLASNHGNGSNNPSRGPSPSQPEANRQRSPNDSGISLAEGDLLGRGTRRGANGTVEPPPSTTPPPRCPPNPERC; encoded by the exons ATGACGGTGACGTACTCCCGGCGGGTGGCGGACGCACGCCTCGGCACTTTCTctcacctgctgctgcgctggAGGGGCAGCATCTACAAGCTGCTGTACAGAGAACTGCTGATCTTCGTGCTGCTCTACTGCGCCCTCAGTGCCCTCTACAG GTGCATCCTGTCGGAGCCCCAGCGGCGCCTGTTCGAGAGGCTGGTGTTGTACTGTGACCGCTACGCTGAGCTCATCCCCCTGTCCTTTGTACTGG GGTTCTACGTGGCTCTGGTTGTGTCTCGCTGGTGGGGGCAGTTCGAGAGCGTGCCGTGGCCCGACAGGCTGGGGGGGCTGGTGTCTGCACATGTGCAGGGGGCTGATGAGGCGGGCCGGTTGCTACGGCGATCGATGATGCGCTACGCCAACCTGAGCGGCGTGTTGATCTACCGCTCCGTCAGCACGGCTGTGTACAAGAGGTTCCCCAGCATGGAGCACCTGGTGCAGGCAG GGCTGATGACAGCGGAGGAACTGAAGGAGTTGCAGGCCCTGCCGTCGCCCCACAGTAAGTTCTGGGTGCCGTGCGTGTGGTTCGGCTCACTGGCACAGCGGGCACGACAGGACGGGCGTATCAGCAACGATGTGGCCCTGCAGGCCATACTGACC gaGTTGAACTCTCTGCGTACTCAATGTATGAAGCTGTACAGCTACGACTGGGTCAGCCTGCCCCTGGTGTACACACAG GTAGTGACGGTTGCTGTGTACAGCTTCTTCCTGGCCTGTCTGATTGGTCGGCAGTTCCTTGCCCCCGCCCAGGGATACCCGGGTCACGACCTTGACCTCTACCTGCCTGTCTTCACTCTGCTGCAGTTCTTCTTCTACGCCGGCTGGCTGAAG GTGGCGGAGCAGCTGATCAACCCGTTTGGTGAAGACGACGACGACTTCGAGACCAACTGGCTGGTGGATCGCAACCTGCAG gTGTCTCTGCTGTCAGTGGATGACATGTTCGACAGTGTTCCAGTGCTGGAAAAGGACCGGTTCTGGGGCGAGTCGGACCCCCAGCCCCCCTATACCGCAGCCAGCGCCGCACACCGCAAGCCCTCCTTCATGGGCTCGGCCCTGGACATCAG tgtgccACGCGAGGAGATGGAGTTCCAGTCGAACCTGCAGCAGATCAAGGAGCACGAGGAGGCGCACCACTCCACTCCGCTGCTGGGGGGTCTGGTGAGGCTGGGGGGGGTGcactccccaccccccccccggcCCGGTCAGCGCCTCGCCCGCCGCCGCACCCCCCCGCAGTTCCCCCTGCCCTcgctggggctgctggagcgCCCGGGGTATTACAGCTGCCCCCAGACACCCATCCACTGCGCCCCGCCCTCCCTGGGCCCCCCACCGCGCCGCGGCCCGGCCCCCCAGCCCCGAGGCCCCGGCCCCACGGACACACCCTTCCCCTGGCTGAGCGAGGAGGACGAGCAGTCCGAGccacccccctcctcctcctccttctgctTCCCCGACCCCCCCGAGACCACGCCCCCCCGCCTGAAGCCCCCCCAGGGCCCACAGTCTCGCCGCCtgccacccccccacctctccctGGACCCCCCCCTCGCCGAGGGCCAAGCCGAGCCCCCCAGCGCCAGAGGAGACGGGGGGGCGGCAGAGACAGGGCG CAGCATCACCTGCACGCTCGCCAGTAACCACGGCAACGGCAGCAACAACCCGAGCCGaggcccctccccctcccaGCCCGAAGCCAACCGGCAGCGCTCTCCCAATGACTCTGGCATCTCATTGGCTGAGGGAGACCTGCTGGGCAGAGGGACAAGGAGGGGGGCAAACGGGACAGTAGAGCCCCCCCCCagcaccacccccccaccccggtGTCCTCCCAACCCTGAACGGTGCTGA